A genomic region of Arachis stenosperma cultivar V10309 chromosome 9, arast.V10309.gnm1.PFL2, whole genome shotgun sequence contains the following coding sequences:
- the LOC130948390 gene encoding seed linoleate 9S-lipoxygenase-3-like, which yields MNIFGAKITGTVVLMQKNVLDVNSITSPQGILDTGLGGLTSLVDTLTSFLGFSVAFQLISATKPDSSGKGKVGNTAYLKGIIDNLPTLGDKQNAFKIEFDYDSNFGIPGAFYIKNYMSNEFLLLSLTLEGIPNVGTIHFVCNSWIYNAKNYQSDRIFFANNTYLPSKTPGPLVYYRDLELKNLRGNGTGERKEWERIYDYDVYNDLGDPDKGVQYARPVLGGSSTYPYPRRGRTGRKPTKTDPNTESRSDNFYIPRDEAFGHLKSSDFLAYGIKSISQDVIPALKSVFDINFTPNEFDSFEEVHDLYEGGIKLPTDVIKQITPLPVVNELLRTDGEQFLKFPVPKVVQVSKSAWMTDVEFAREILAGVNPGLIRCLQEFPPKSKLDSGVYGDHTSTITKEQIEPNLDGLTIDEAIQQKKVFILDDHDAIFPYLRRINSTNSKAYATRTILYLKSDGTLKPLAIELSLPHPEGDQYGAISKVYLPAIEGVQSYIWLLAKAYVIVNDSNIHQLISHWLNTHAVVEPFVIATNRQLSVLHPIYKLLFPHYRDTMNINALARNQLINAGGIIEQTFLPSKYAMEISSVIYKDWVFTDQALPSDLIKRGMAIADASSPNGVRLVIEDYPYAMDGLEIWGAISTWVQDYVSLYYTSDDTVKGDLELQQWWKELVEVGHGDKKDEPWWPKMQTLQDLIQTCTTLIWTASALHASVNFGQYPYGGFILNRPTLSRRFMPEEGSPEYDELVTNPERAYLRTVTPKFQTLIDLSVIEILSRHASDEYYLGNRDSAEFWTSDVYALEAFKKFGNKLAEIEGILIQRNNDVSLRNRVGPVTMPYTLLYPTSEAGLTFRGIPNSISI from the exons CGGTCGCATTTCAGTTGATTAGTGCTACTAAACCAGATT CAAGTGGCAAAGGGAAAGTTGGGAATACAGCTTATTTAAAAGGAATTATTGACAATTTGCCAACTTTGGGAGACAAACAAAATGCATTCAAGATTGAATTTGATTATGATAGTAACTTTGGGATTCCAGGAGCATTTTACATAAAGAACTATATGTCAAATGAGTTCTTGCTTCTCAGTTTGACTCTTGAAGGTATTCCAAATGTTGGAACCATCCACTTTGTTTGCAACTCCTGGATTTACAATGCCAAAAACTATCAATCTGATCGCATTTTCTTCGCCAACAAT ACATACCTACCAAGTAAAACACCAGGTCCACTAGTGTACTACAGAGACCTTGAATTGAAGAATTTAAGAGGAAATGGGACTGGGGAAAGAAAGGAATGGGAAAGAATATATGATTATGATGTTTACAATGATTTGGGTGATCCAGACAAAGGTGTGCAATATGCTCGTCCTGTTCTTGGAGGATCTTCTACTTATCCTTACCCTAGGAGAGGTAGAACTGGCAGAAAACCAACAAAAACAG ATCCTAACACCGAAAGTAGAAGTGATAATTTCTATATTCCAAGAGATGAAGCCTTTGGTCACTTGAAATCGTCAGACTTCTTAGCTTATGGAATTAAATCAATATCCCAAGATGTAATCCCAGCTTTAAAATCAGTGTTTGACATAAATTTCACACCAAATGAGTTTGATAGCTTTGAAGAAGTGCATGATCTCTATGAAGGAGGGATTAAGCTACCCACAGATGTGATTAAGCAAATTACTCCTTTGCCTGTGGTCAATGAACTCCTTAGAACTGATGGTGAACAGTTCCTCAAGTTTCCTGTTCCTAAAGTTGTTCAAG TGAGTAAATCTGCATGGATGACTGATGTAGAATTTGCGAGAGAAATTCTTGCTGGCGTAAATCCTGGTTTAATTCGTTGCCTTCAA GAGTTTCCTCCAAAAAGTAAGCTAGACAGCGGAGTCTATGGTGATCATACAAGTACAATAACCAAAGAGCAAATAGAGCCCAATTTAGATGGGCTCACCATAGATGAG GCAATCCAGCAAAAGAAGGTGTTCATATTAGATGATCATGATGCAATATTTCCATATTTAAGGAGAATAAACTCAACTAATTCAAAGGCATATGCTACTAGAACCATCCTTTATTTGAAGAGTGATGGAACTTTAAAGCCACTTGCAATTGAGTTAAGTTTGCCACACCCTGAAGGAGACCAATATGGTGCCATTAGTAAAGTCTACTTGCCTGCAATTGAAGGTGTTCAAAGTTACATTTGGCTTCTTGCCAAAGCTTATGTCATCGTCAATGATTCAAACATTCATCAACTTATCAGCCACTG GTTAAACACTCATGCAGTTGTGGAGCCATTCGTGATAGCAACTAACAGGCAGCTTAGTGTGCTTCACCCAATTTACAAGCTTCTATTTCCACATTATCGTGACACTATGAATATAAATGCTCTTGCTCGTAATCAACTTATCAATGCAGGTGGCATTATTGAACAAACTTTCTTGCCTTCTAAGTATGCCATGGAAATTTCTTCCGTCATTTATAAGGATTGGGTTTTTACAGATCAAGCTCTCCCTTCTGATCTTATCAAGAG AGGAATGGCgattgcggatgcaagttcccCCAACGGTGTTCGTCTTGTGATAGAGGATTATCCTTACGCCATGGACGGACTAGAAATCTGGGGAGCCATTAGCACATGGGTCCAAGACTACGTTTCTCTATACTACACCTCAGACGACACAGTCAAGGGAGACCTCGAACTCCAACAATGGTGGAAAGAGCTTGTAGAGGTTGGTCATGGAGACAAGAAAGACGAGCCATGGTGGCCTAAGATGCAAACTCTCCAAGACCTAATTCAAACTTGCACCACACTCATATGGACCGCTTCGGCGCTTCACGCTTCCGTTAACTTCGGTCAGTATCCGTACGGCGGTTTCATCCTAAACCGACCAACTCTGAGTCGCAGGTTCATGCCGGAAGAGGGAAGTCCCGAGTACGATGAGCTTGTCACAAACCCTGAACGGGCTTACTTAAGAACAGTTACACCCAAGTTTCAAACTCTGATTGATCTTTCAGTTATTGAGATTTTGTCAAGGCATGCTTCTGATGAATACTACCTTGGTAACAGAGATAGTGCTGAGTTTTGGACCTCTGATGTTTATGCTTTAGAAGCTTTTAAGAAGTTTGGGAACAAGTTGGcggaaattgaaggaattctgatTCAAAGGAACAATGATGTGAGTTTGAGAAACAGAGTTGGACCTGTTACTATGCCTTATACTCTGCTTTATCCTACAAGTGAAGCTGGGTTAACTTTCAGGGGAATTCCTAATAGTATCTCTATCTAG